Sequence from the [Clostridium] scindens genome:
ATGTATGAACCGCCGCCCTTGTTATATTTCCTTTTGCAAGTTCGATGGCTTCATTTTCAAATTCCCTGATGGTTACCATAACCCGGTACATATCCATCAGAGTTTCCTTTGGTATCCTTTTATCCGTGCTCATTGCTCATCCTCCTACTTTGCCCAAAACTTAAGTGCCGCATCCAATTCTGCATGGGTGTTTGCCGCGTCTTTGACCGCCTCGCCTGCCATGACTGCCTCAATAGCCTGCAGGATAGCCTTGGCGCCTGCCTCTGCTCCCATTGGATGGCCATAGATGCCGCCGCCTGCCATAAGAATGGTGTCGTTTCCAAGCAGGTTCATCAGGTATTCAATGGTACCAGGATGCACGCCGCCTGCAACCGTCGTAAACGCACGGTTGATACGTCCCATTGGAGCCGTTGCAGCGCTGTGAGTCTCAACCAGCTCGTTCTGGGAGATTCCGAAGCGTCCGCTGTCCGGATAAACCAATGGCATATCCATACCGATCAGACGGGCAAGCTTGCCGCATCCAAGCGCAGTAGAGATACCGTTAGTCTTAGAGCGATAATATGCGCCCATGCCGGCACAATGTCCGAATACCGGGATCTTGATATTCTGTCTCTTCAGTTCCCGGATCAGGTCTTCTGTAGCACCCCATCCAAGCGCCTGATAATTTACCACGATCGCGTTGGCGCCTGCATCAATAGCCGCCATTGCGCGGTCCTTTACATTTTCTCCTGTAACGTTTACTGCAAAGAGAGACGTCTTGTCTTTTCCGGCATCCCGAAGCGCCTTCATAACCGCCTTCAGCCGTTCCAGCATTGGAGAGTATTCCGGATCGCTCTGCAATTCATCATCCTTTATAACATCCGCTCCTCCTAATGCTGCCTTCAATGCGCCTTCTGCGCTTACCTCTGGCGGAACTCCAATACATGGCTTCAGGATCGCGCCTACCAGAGGCCTCTCTTTTACTCCAAGAAGTTCTCTTATGCCTTCTACTCCAAGGATTGGTCCTGGCAGTTCATTGAGTACGGGATCCGGGAATTCAATATCTACCAGACGGATTCCATCCTGGCCAAGCACATTTCCTGCTACCGTGCTTAAGATCATCGGCATATAGAATGGGAAGTTTCTGGTAGGAAACGCAATCCTGGCCACGCATGCATTCTCCCCTGCCATAGGAATGATGCTGATTACTTTGGCGCCGTATTTTTCAATGACTTCCGGGCTCTCGCCTTCTACATGGGTCCATGTGCCTGCGCTCTGGTCTGCAGCCACCAGTTTTACCCAGTCATATAAGTCTGGTTCTTTCTGGGAGTTCATGTAATACGTTGCAATCAAATACTCCTCTTTAATGCCTTCTGGTAAAGCCATTGTCTCAAATTTCATATCATTTCCTCCTTGTAATACGTTTTTTCATAGTCAGGTGATTACTATGTCTAAATTATAGTACAGCGCAAAAATAGCACAACGTATCTGCGTTGTGCTATTAAGAGAAAACTATTGTCA
This genomic interval carries:
- a CDS encoding RuBisCO large subunit C-terminal-like domain-containing protein, coding for MKFETMALPEGIKEEYLIATYYMNSQKEPDLYDWVKLVAADQSAGTWTHVEGESPEVIEKYGAKVISIIPMAGENACVARIAFPTRNFPFYMPMILSTVAGNVLGQDGIRLVDIEFPDPVLNELPGPILGVEGIRELLGVKERPLVGAILKPCIGVPPEVSAEGALKAALGGADVIKDDELQSDPEYSPMLERLKAVMKALRDAGKDKTSLFAVNVTGENVKDRAMAAIDAGANAIVVNYQALGWGATEDLIRELKRQNIKIPVFGHCAGMGAYYRSKTNGISTALGCGKLARLIGMDMPLVYPDSGRFGISQNELVETHSAATAPMGRINRAFTTVAGGVHPGTIEYLMNLLGNDTILMAGGGIYGHPMGAEAGAKAILQAIEAVMAGEAVKDAANTHAELDAALKFWAK